A region of the Candidatus Methanoperedens sp. genome:
TGTCAATTATTATCACTGATCCTCCGAGTCCTCCTTCTTCCTTTGGGAGCTGCACATTTACAGCCATCTGGTGGCCAACCTGCGTCTTTCCCGAACCGAATTCCCCGTAGAACTCCGTAATTGACTGGGACTCAACCCCGCCCCCCATGAGGTCGTCAAAGGCCCTGGTGCCAAAACTTAATTTTCCCACAAGCTTCCTGCGCTCAAGAACAAGGTCGCCTGTTTCAAATCCCCCGACATCTGCGGCCTGTCGTGCCGCATTAATGATCTTCTGTGCGGTTGATTCCCCGATCTCAGCTATACTTGCAAGTTCGGATGAGGATGATACGGCTATGGCTTCAATTGAGCCAAAACCCGCTTCTTTCAATTTCTCTGCTGTCGCCGGACCTACACCCGGTAAATCTTCCAAAGTTTTTCTTTCTGCCATGTTGTTTCTCCAGTGCACATTTTGTTTGTTATATGGTGCACAATTATCCATTATCTTGGCGTATCTATTAATAAACCTTATGAGAGCGGGGTGAAAGTAATATTACTTCCTGATAACCTGGATGCTTGTCCTTGCTCCTGCGCTCAGTTCCACTTCCTCGTTCCTTCCCGATTTTGCAAAAACATCCACAATGCGGATCTCACTTCCGATTTCAAGTTCATTTATAAGGTCTGCATGTTCGCCCCACAGCGCAACTTTTATGCGCCCTGTGTCATCTGAAATATAAATATTTGACACCTTGCTTTTTGTTCCATCAGGCCTGTCGAATTCCCTGATCTCATCAATTCCAGATACATGCCCGGCCACGCTATAAGCTGAATTAATACCGATATCGGATATTGGCGTGAGAGGTTCGTTATAAGTAACTACCGCGCTGCTTCTTGTAATTCCCCCGCCTGAACCAAGCGACAGTTCTATCGAGTTGCTGAATGTATTTTCCCGGGCGTATGCATTCATTACTTCCACTATATCCCCTGCATTTACACCAGGGGATTCAGCTTTTGCATCCCATAAAGTAACCCGGATTTTCCCTGTTTCATCACCTATGGTAATATTTAAGACCTTACCTGTCTTTCCATCCTTGCGTGCAAATGTACGCACTTTCCCAATATCAAGCACCTTGCCAAGAACATTCAGGTCGTTCATTCCTGCTTTAATCTCGCTGATCTTATGTGGCTTTAAATTTACAGGGACTTCTTTTTCTATATGCTCGACATTCCCGCCCCTTCCCACGTTTACTTCAAGCCCGCGCTGCCCCTGTTTGACAAACCCTTTCACTTTAATAGTCTGCCCTATCTTTAAATCCCCGATCTTCACAAGGTCGGCAGCCTCATCCCATAACGCAGCCCTGATAGAGCCGGTTTCATCCGCAAGATTAAGATTTACAACGCGGCCCATTGTATCATTATCTCGTGAAAACTGTTTAATATCCCCGACAGCAGTCACCTTTGCAATAAAAACAACATTGCCCTTATCTGCTGTCATATCCTTGATCTTAACATTCTCATTCAACCCCAGTTCGCTTGCAACAAGCATAGCTGCGGTGCGCGGATCGCAAAGACCGTTCATTTCCGTAAATTTGGTTTCAACCCTTGACCTGAATTCGTCGGGTGTAAGTTTCCCTTGAAGTTTTTTGAAGATCTCTTCAATCTCTCCGAAATTCACCATATTATTTT
Encoded here:
- a CDS encoding replication factor A (Replication protein A protects and stabilize the intermediate ssDNA that is generated by the unwinding action of a DNA helicase at the replication fork. In addition, SSBs prevent the formation of secondary structures by single-stranded template DNA.) gives rise to the protein MVNFGEIEEIFKKLQGKLTPDEFRSRVETKFTEMNGLCDPRTAAMLVASELGLNENVKIKDMTADKGNVVFIAKVTAVGDIKQFSRDNDTMGRVVNLNLADETGSIRAALWDEAADLVKIGDLKIGQTIKVKGFVKQGQRGLEVNVGRGGNVEHIEKEVPVNLKPHKISEIKAGMNDLNVLGKVLDIGKVRTFARKDGKTGKVLNITIGDETGKIRVTLWDAKAESPGVNAGDIVEVMNAYARENTFSNSIELSLGSGGGITRSSAVVTYNEPLTPISDIGINSAYSVAGHVSGIDEIREFDRPDGTKSKVSNIYISDDTGRIKVALWGEHADLINELEIGSEIRIVDVFAKSGRNEEVELSAGARTSIQVIRK